A window of Sagittula sp. P11 genomic DNA:
TGTCTGGCTGTCGACGCTGATGGAGTTCCAGGGCATCAAGGCCGAGATCACCGATGTCATCATCTCGTCCACGGTGCCGCGCGTGGTCTTCAACCTACGGGTGCTGTCGGACAGGTACTTCAAGACGCGGCCCATCGTGGTCGGGCGGCCGGAGTGCAGCCTGCCCGTGGACGTGCGGGTGGATCCCGGCACCGCGGTCGGCCCGGACCGTCTGGTGAACACGGTGGCGGGCTTCGACAAGTTCGGCGGAGACCTTGTGATCGTGGACTTCGGCACGGCCACCACCTTCGACGTGGTGGCCAGCGACGGCGCCTATATCGGCGGTGTGATCGCACCGGGCGTGAACCTCAGCCTCGAGGCCCTGCACCAGGCAGCGGCGGCGCTGCCGCACGTCGACATTTCCCGCCCGCAGTCGGTGATCGGCACGAATACGGTTGCGTGCATGCAGTCCGGCGTGTTCTGGGGGTACGTGGGGCTCGTGCGGGAGATCTGCGACCGTATCAAGGCCGAGCGCGACCGCCCCATGCGCATCGTGGCAACCGGCGGGCTGGCGCCCTTGTTCCAGCAGTCGGTGCCGCTATTTGACGCCTACGATGAATTCCTGACAATGCACGGACTTACCGTGATCTACACACATAACAAGGCCCGTGCTCATGCAGAGTAGCCGTGGCAAACGAATTGAAGAGGCCAAGGCATGAGCGACGCGCGATTGATCTATCTCCCGCTTGGGGGCGCCGGCGAGATCGGCATGAACTGCTACGTCTACGGGTACGGCAAACCGGGGGCCGAGCGGCTGATCGTCGTCGACATGGGCGTGACCTTTCCGGACATGGACGGCACGCCGGGCGTCGACCTGATCCTGCCGGACATCACCTGGCTGAAAGAGAACAAGAACCGCATCGAGGCGATGTTCATCACCCACGCGCACGAGGATCACGTGGGCGCGGTGGGGCATACCTTCGGCGATCTGTCGGTGCCGATCTACGCGCGGGCCTTCACCGCGAACCTCGCCCGTCAGAAGCTGGCGGAATACGGAGTTGAGGGGAAGTCGGTGCGGACCTGTTCCGCCTGGCCGGAAACCGTGACGGTGGGGCCGTTCACCGTGGGGTTCCTGCCGATCTCGCACTCCATCCCCGAAAGCAGCGGTCTTGTGATCGACAGCCCGGCGGGCCGGGTGCTGCACACCGGCGATTTCAAGCTGGACACCCAGCCGCTGGTGGGCGAGCCGTGGGATCCGGAGCTGTGGGCCGAGGTGTCGAAAGGCGGGGTGAAGGCGCTGGTCTGCGACAGCACCAACGTGTTCAACCGCCATCCCGGCCGGTCGGAGGTCATCGTCGGCCCCGCGGTCGAGAAGCTGGTGAGCGAGGCCAGGCACATGGTGGTGGCGACGACGTTCGCCTCCAACGTGGCGCGGGTGAAGACGCTGGCCGAAGCGGGTGAGCGGGCCGGGCGGTCGATCTGCCTGATGGGCCGCGCGATGCGCCGCATGGTCGAGGCCGCGGTGGAGACGGGCGTGCTGACGCGGTTCCCGAGCGTGGTCAGTCCGGAGGATGCCGCGCAGCTGCCGCGCGAGAACCTGATGATCCTCGCCACCGGTTCGCAGGGGGAGCGGCGCGCGGCCTCGGCCCAGCTGTCCCGGGGCAAGTTCAACGGGATCGAGCTGAAGGAGGGCGATCTCTTCCTGTTCTCCTCCAAGACCATTCCCGGCAACGAGCGGGACGTGATCCGCATCATGAACCAGTTGTCGGAGAAGGGCGTGGACGTGGTCGACGACTCGATGGGCGATTACCACGTGTCGGGCCATGCCAACCGTCCGGACCTGGAAACCGTGCAGGACATCGTGCAGCCGCAGATCGTGGTGCCCATGCATGGCGAGCACCGGCACCTGAGGGAGCACGTCAAGCTGGCGACGGAGCGGCGGCGGCAGGGGGTCCTGGCGGTCAACGGCATGATGATCGACCTGACTGGCAACGAACCCAAGGTGGCAGAGTATATCGAGACCGGGCGCACCTACCTTGACGGTACGGTGCAGATCGGCGCGCTGGACGGCATCGTGCGCGACCGTATCCGCATGGCGCTGAACGGCCACGTGGTTGTGACGATGATCCTCGACGAAGAGGACGAACCGCTGGGCGATCCTTGGTGCGACCTCATGGGGCTGGCCGAGATCGGTCGCAGCCACGTGCCGCTGGTGGACATCCTTGAGGCCGACCTCGGCCAGTTTGTCGGCCGGGCCGGGGACAAGACCCTGACCGACGACGACAAGCTGGAAGAGGGGCTGCGCCGCGTGGTGCGCCAGACCTGCCAGAACGAGATCGGCAAGAAGCCCGAGGTCACGGTCGTCGTCAGCCGCCTGTCCTGAGTCAGGCGCTTACGGCGCCGTCCCGAAGGGCGGTGCGGATGCGGTTGGAGAGGTGCTCCCTCTGGCGGTCGGTCAGCCGGAACTCCGCCCCGGCGTCTGAGCCCTGCCGCCAGCGGAAATCGGCGTGGTACTGGCCGTAGCCGGGGATCTGCAGGTTCAGTGTGTCGTCGCGGACGCCCGCGATCCCGATGGAATCGAACCGCATCCGCGCGCCGCCTTCGGAGATGTCGAGGATCTGGCAGGGGATGTCGTACCCCCCCTGGAAGCAGCGCGCGCCCAGGTTGACCTTGATCCGCGGGCTGCGGCGCAGATCGGTGAACTGGTCCGTTTCCACGATCCGCAGCGTGCTGACGGGGGCCGGCGCCTCTGACGAGGGGGGCGGCAGCTCTGGCGCCTCGACTGTCTCTACTTGCAGGGGCGGCTCCGCGCTGCGGCCGGTCGGTTCCTTCATGCTCCGACCAAGGGCGGTGATGCGATGCTCCACCAGCTGGCGCATGCTGTCGCTGATCAGGAACTCGGCACCGAGGCTGTTGACGGCCTTCCAGACGATCCGCGACGGATATCGCCCGATGCCCGCAATCTCGAGCTCCAGCGGACCGCTGCGCATCGCTGCGGAGGAAATCGGGTCCAGTGCCATCTGCACGCCGCCACCGGAGAGGTTCAGGACCTTTCCCGGTATTTCAAGCCCGTCTTGTATGGCGATGACACGCAGGTCGATCGAAACGCGGGGGGAACGGCGTTCACTCATCCGAAAGGTCGCATTGGCTTGCATCGCCCTGCCGATTCACAACTTGTACGGCCGCACCATCTCACCTGCCGGGTTAAGGATCGGTTTAAGGAACCGGATGTGCTCCGGGTCGTTGGGTCTTCGATGCGCCCCGTCGGGCGCCATGAGGTGTGCCCTGAAGGCGCGCCGACAGACAGAAGACAGGAGATTTACATGATCGAGAAAGCCGGTTCCGCAAAATGGATGGGTGACCTCAAGACCGGGAAGGGCACCGTGTCCACCGAATCCGCCGCGCTGAAGGATCAGCCCTACGGGTTCAACACCCGGTTCGAAGACAAGCCCGGCACCAACCCGGAAGAACTGATCGGGGCCGCGCACGCCAGCTGCTTTTCCATGGCGCTGTCGATGATCCTCGGTCAGAGCGATCTGGTCCCCGACGAGATTTCGACCACCGCGAAGATCTACATGGACAAGGAAGGCGACGGGTTCGCCGTCAAGAAGTCCCACCTGACCGTCGCGGCGAAGGTGCCCGGCGCGTCCGAGGAGGATTTCATGAAGGCGGCAGAGACGGCGAAAGCCAACTGCCCGATCTCGAAGCTGCTGGACTGCGAGATCACCATGACGGCGACGCTCGGATAATCGCGCTCGGAAACAGGAAAGGCCGGTCCCTCGGGGCCGGCCTTTTTCATGTCAGTGTGCCTTGGCTTCAGCCCGCGCGGCGCTCGTCGAAGCTGAGCGCGATGAACTCCGGCATGTGCTCGCCCATGCCGATCATGTTGCTTTCCTTGCGGTCGTTGCGGTCGGACCGCGCAGACGACGACCGGCTGTTCTTCGAGCTGCTGCCGGAGCGGCTGGACGAAGAGGAAGACGACCGGTTGGACGAAGACGAGGAAGACGACGAGGAGGAGGAAGAAGACCGCGAACGGCTCGACGAGCTGCGCGTTTCCTTCTCTTCCGCGGGCTTGCTGTCCTTGCGGCTGTCGGAGCGCGGCTCGGCCGCTGCCGGGGCCTCCGATTTCAGCGGGTTCTCGAGGCGCGGGATCTCCTTCTGGAGGAGCTTCTCGACGGCATCGAAGTACTTCTCGTCCCGCGGCACACAGATCGTGTAGGCCTTGCCGGAGCGTCCGGCGCGGCCGGTACGGCCGATGCGGTGCACGTAATCCTCGGCATGGCTGGGCACGTCGAAGTTGAAGACGTGGGTCACCGCCGGAATGTCCAGACCGCGGGCCGCGACGTCGGAGGCGATCAGCAGGCGGACGGACCCGTCACGGAACCCGTCCAGCGTGCGCGTGCGCTGCGACTGGTCGAGGTCTCCGTGGATCGGCGAGGCGTTGTAGCCGTATTTCTTCAGCGATTTCGCAACGATATCCACATCGACCTTGCGGTTGCAGAAGATGATCGCGTTTGAGCAGGCCTCGCCCTCAGCATCGATCAGCGCGCGCAGAACGGCGCGCTTTTCGCTGCCTTCACGGTCACGGCGGGACGGTGTGAAGACCACGGCGCCCTGGGTGATCGTCTCGGAGGCGGTCGCCTGGCGGGCCACCTCGATCCGCGCGGGCGCGGAGAGGAAGGTGTTGGTGATGCGCTCGATCTCCGGCGCCATGGTGGCGGAGAAGAACAGCGTCTGGCGGGTGAACGGGGTGAGCGAGAAGATCCGCTCGATATCCGGGATGAAGCCCATGTCGAGCATCCGGTCGGCCTCGTCCACCACCATGATCTCGATGCCCGTCAGCAGCAGCTTGCCGCGTTCGAAATGGTCGAGCAGGCGGCCCGGCGTGGCGATCAGCACGTCGACGCCCTTGTCGATCAGCACGTCCTGTTCCTTGAACGAGACGCCGCCGATCAGCAGGGCCTTGGTCAGCTTGACGTGCTTGGAGTAGGTGTCGAAGTTTTCCGCCACCTGCGCCGCGAGTTCGCGGGTGGGGCACAGAACCAGCGAGCGCGGCATCCGGGCGCGTGCGCGGCCCCGGGCGAGCTTGTGGATCATCGGAAGGGTGAAAGAGGCGGTCTTGCCTGTGCCCGTCTGGGCGATTCCGAGCACATCCTTGCCTTCGAGGGCGTGGGGGATGGCACCGGCCTGAATGGGGGTCGGCGTCGTGTAGCCGGCCTCTTCGATGGCCTTGAGAACCTTGGGACTGAGATCGAGATCAGAGAATTTTGTCATGCGTGTCCGTGTGATTGCGGACACTCAAACCTTGGCCCGCGCGTATGGATGAAGGGTCCGGCCCGGATGGCCTGACGTCGTTGCGCTCTCAACCCTTTGTGGTCCCTTAGTGAAATTATGCGGAAAGGTCAACGGATGTGGCCTCTTGCCGTGAAATTACCGCATGGGACGTGGGGTCATGTGCTTTTTGGGAAGTGTTTCCGGCGCAATGTCTCGAGGTTGAGGGCGCGGCGGCGCAAGAGCCCGTGCGAATCCAGCCGGTCGCACAACGGTGTATCGGCGACGCAGACCTCGTCGAAG
This region includes:
- a CDS encoding DEAD/DEAH box helicase, whose protein sequence is MTKFSDLDLSPKVLKAIEEAGYTTPTPIQAGAIPHALEGKDVLGIAQTGTGKTASFTLPMIHKLARGRARARMPRSLVLCPTRELAAQVAENFDTYSKHVKLTKALLIGGVSFKEQDVLIDKGVDVLIATPGRLLDHFERGKLLLTGIEIMVVDEADRMLDMGFIPDIERIFSLTPFTRQTLFFSATMAPEIERITNTFLSAPARIEVARQATASETITQGAVVFTPSRRDREGSEKRAVLRALIDAEGEACSNAIIFCNRKVDVDIVAKSLKKYGYNASPIHGDLDQSQRTRTLDGFRDGSVRLLIASDVAARGLDIPAVTHVFNFDVPSHAEDYVHRIGRTGRAGRSGKAYTICVPRDEKYFDAVEKLLQKEIPRLENPLKSEAPAAAEPRSDSRKDSKPAEEKETRSSSSRSRSSSSSSSSSSSSSNRSSSSSSSRSGSSSKNSRSSSARSDRNDRKESNMIGMGEHMPEFIALSFDERRAG
- a CDS encoding OsmC family protein, producing the protein MIEKAGSAKWMGDLKTGKGTVSTESAALKDQPYGFNTRFEDKPGTNPEELIGAAHASCFSMALSMILGQSDLVPDEISTTAKIYMDKEGDGFAVKKSHLTVAAKVPGASEEDFMKAAETAKANCPISKLLDCEITMTATLG
- a CDS encoding type III pantothenate kinase translates to MLLAIDCGNTNTVFSIWDGEVFIATWRTSTEHQRTADQYYVWLSTLMEFQGIKAEITDVIISSTVPRVVFNLRVLSDRYFKTRPIVVGRPECSLPVDVRVDPGTAVGPDRLVNTVAGFDKFGGDLVIVDFGTATTFDVVASDGAYIGGVIAPGVNLSLEALHQAAAALPHVDISRPQSVIGTNTVACMQSGVFWGYVGLVREICDRIKAERDRPMRIVATGGLAPLFQQSVPLFDAYDEFLTMHGLTVIYTHNKARAHAE
- a CDS encoding PilZ domain-containing protein, with the translated sequence MSERRSPRVSIDLRVIAIQDGLEIPGKVLNLSGGGVQMALDPISSAAMRSGPLELEIAGIGRYPSRIVWKAVNSLGAEFLISDSMRQLVEHRITALGRSMKEPTGRSAEPPLQVETVEAPELPPPSSEAPAPVSTLRIVETDQFTDLRRSPRIKVNLGARCFQGGYDIPCQILDISEGGARMRFDSIGIAGVRDDTLNLQIPGYGQYHADFRWRQGSDAGAEFRLTDRQREHLSNRIRTALRDGAVSA
- a CDS encoding ribonuclease J; this encodes MSDARLIYLPLGGAGEIGMNCYVYGYGKPGAERLIVVDMGVTFPDMDGTPGVDLILPDITWLKENKNRIEAMFITHAHEDHVGAVGHTFGDLSVPIYARAFTANLARQKLAEYGVEGKSVRTCSAWPETVTVGPFTVGFLPISHSIPESSGLVIDSPAGRVLHTGDFKLDTQPLVGEPWDPELWAEVSKGGVKALVCDSTNVFNRHPGRSEVIVGPAVEKLVSEARHMVVATTFASNVARVKTLAEAGERAGRSICLMGRAMRRMVEAAVETGVLTRFPSVVSPEDAAQLPRENLMILATGSQGERRAASAQLSRGKFNGIELKEGDLFLFSSKTIPGNERDVIRIMNQLSEKGVDVVDDSMGDYHVSGHANRPDLETVQDIVQPQIVVPMHGEHRHLREHVKLATERRRQGVLAVNGMMIDLTGNEPKVAEYIETGRTYLDGTVQIGALDGIVRDRIRMALNGHVVVTMILDEEDEPLGDPWCDLMGLAEIGRSHVPLVDILEADLGQFVGRAGDKTLTDDDKLEEGLRRVVRQTCQNEIGKKPEVTVVVSRLS